A portion of the Gammaproteobacteria bacterium genome contains these proteins:
- the gap gene encoding type I glyceraldehyde-3-phosphate dehydrogenase has protein sequence MTIKVGINGFGRIGRMVFRAAVKEAEFKDIEIVGINDLLEPSYLAYMLQYDSVHGRFSGDIKVDNDTLIVNGRKIRLTAVKDPAELKWGEVGADVVVESTGLFLTLDTCQKHITAGARKVVQSAPSKDDTPMFVYGVNHAKYAGEKIVSAASCTTNCLAPVAKVLHDSFGIKRGLMSTVHAATATQKTVDGPSSKDWRGGRGILENIIPSSTGAAKAVGKVIPELNKKLTGMAFRVPTSDVSVVDLTVELAKEASYEQVCAAMKKASQGSLKGVLGYTDEKVVSTDFRGCSLPSIFDAEAGIALDPTFVKVVSWYDNEYGYTCNMLRFVQHVAK, from the coding sequence ATGACAATCAAAGTCGGTATCAACGGGTTCGGCCGCATCGGCCGCATGGTGTTCCGTGCGGCGGTCAAGGAAGCGGAGTTCAAGGACATCGAGATCGTCGGCATCAACGACCTGCTCGAGCCCAGCTACCTGGCCTACATGCTCCAGTACGACTCGGTGCACGGCCGCTTCAGCGGCGACATCAAGGTGGACAACGACACGCTGATCGTCAATGGGCGGAAGATCCGTCTTACCGCCGTGAAGGATCCGGCGGAACTCAAGTGGGGCGAAGTCGGCGCCGACGTCGTGGTGGAGTCCACCGGCCTGTTCCTCACGCTGGATACCTGCCAGAAACACATCACCGCGGGCGCCCGGAAGGTCGTGCAGTCGGCGCCCTCCAAGGATGACACCCCGATGTTCGTCTACGGCGTGAACCACGCGAAGTATGCCGGCGAGAAGATCGTCTCCGCCGCCTCCTGCACCACCAACTGCCTGGCGCCGGTCGCCAAGGTGCTGCACGACAGCTTCGGCATCAAGCGCGGGCTGATGAGCACGGTGCATGCCGCCACGGCGACCCAGAAGACCGTCGACGGGCCGTCCAGCAAGGACTGGCGCGGCGGCCGCGGCATCCTGGAGAACATCATCCCGTCGTCCACCGGCGCCGCCAAGGCCGTTGGCAAGGTGATCCCCGAACTCAACAAGAAGCTCACCGGCATGGCGTTCCGCGTGCCGACCTCGGACGTGTCCGTGGTGGATCTCACCGTTGAACTCGCGAAGGAAGCCAGCTACGAGCAGGTCTGCGCGGCCATGAAGAAGGCCTCGCAAGGCTCGCTGAAGGGCGTGCTCGGTTACACCGACGAGAAGGTGGTGTCGACCGATTTCCGCGGTTGCTCGCTGCCGTCGATCTTCGACGCCGAGGCCGGCATCGCCCTCGACCCGACCTTCGTCAAGGTCGTGTCGTGGTACGACAATGAATACGGCTACACCTGCAACATGCTGCGCTTCGTGCAGCACGTGGCCAAGTAA